A portion of the Toxotes jaculatrix isolate fToxJac2 chromosome 16, fToxJac2.pri, whole genome shotgun sequence genome contains these proteins:
- the stard7 gene encoding stAR-related lipid transfer protein 7, mitochondrial: MFHSVPRRPICEIGVNTMRLQNSRSFRRTVEEGRGKLERVPWLGRSMGLLLSWLQKAGESEAAGSAQKKKGLLSIFADHCSFVTGQRLRRACQIGELYSNLYSERTRWNLVGNIWRRFQSKHAPTGKLVAALAGVFMWENEKIQDEEIHRCGLELQALEAVKRLSTSIGAVASQQDPCWEAVMEKKDFKVWRRPIPNSHLYEYRVLGSYNDVTPRQFFNVQLDTEYRKKWDSLVIKLEVVDRDVSTGSEIVHWATHFPYPMYSRDYVYVRRYDVDVENNLMILVSRAVQHPRVPETQEFVRVHSYQSKMVIRPHKSFDENGFDYLLTYSDDPQTVFPRYCVSWMVSSGMPDFLEKLHTAALRAKNLEVGIHDYAGVIKSSDTNRQPSQERLSGENTHTGGPGQIYA; encoded by the exons ATGTTTCACTCCGTGCCTCGTCGTCCGATTTGCGAGATCGGTGTTAATACAATGAGGCTTCAGAACAGCAGGTCATTCAGGCGGACTGTCGAGGAGGGCCGAGGAAAGCTTGAGAGGGTCCCATGGCTGGGCAGGAGCATGGGCCTACTTCTGTCCTGGCTCCAAAAGGCAGGTGAAAGTGAGGCCGCGGGATCTGCTCAAAAGAAGAAGGGCTTGCTCTCCATATTTGCGGACCATTGCAGCTTTGTGACCGGACAAAGGCTCCGACGTGCTTGTCAGATCGGTGAGCTCTACTCAAACCTGTACTCTGAGCGCACCAGGTGGAACCTGGTTGGAAACATATGGCGCAGGTTTCAGAGCAAACACGCCCCAACTGGGAAACTGGTCGCGGCCCTGGCTGGTGTCTTCATGTGGGAGAATGAGAAGATTCAAGATGAGGAAATTCACAG ATGTGGACTTGAGCTACAGGCTCTGGAGGCTGTGAAACGTCTAAGCACATCCATCGGAGCTGTGGCCAGTCAACAGGATCCTTGCTGGGAAGCTGTGATGGAGAAGAAAGACTTCAAAGTGTGGAGGCGGCCTATTCCTAACAGTCACCTCTATGAATACAGAG TGTTGGGCTCCTACAACGATGTCACACCAAGACAGTTCTTCAATGTACAG TTGGATACAGAGTACAGGAAGAAATGGGATTCTCTGGTTATCAAGCTTGAAGTGGTGGACAGAGATGTCAGTACAGGCTCTGAAATTGTACACTGGGCTACACACTTTCCT TATCCCATGTACTCAAGGGACTATGTGTACGTGCGGCGctatgatgttgatgttgaaaACAACCTGATGATCTTGGTATCCAG AGCTGTGCAGCATCCCAGAGTCCCAGAGACTCAAGAATTTGTGAGAGTCCATTCATACCAGTCAAAGATGGTCATTCGCCCTCACAAGTCCTTTGATGAG AACGGATTTGATTACCTGCTGACCTACAGTGACGACCCTCAGACTGTCTTTCCACGTTACTGCGTGAGCTGGATGGTGTCAAGTG GCATGCCTGATTTTCTGGAGAAGCTGCACACTGCCGCCTTGAGAGCCAAGAACTTGGAGGTGGGGATCCATGACTACGCAGGTGTCATCAAATCCAGCGACACCAACCGCCAGCCAAGCCAGGAGCGCCTCagtggagaaaacacacacacaggtggtcCTGGACAGATCTACGCTTGA
- the slc20a1b gene encoding sodium-dependent phosphate transporter 1-B, with the protein MVSTTATAIILASTVGYTVQYTALTEYMWLLIVGFIIAFILAFSVGANDVANSFGTAVGSGVVTLRQACILATVFETLGSVLLGAKVSETIRKGIIDVGMYNGSEHVLMAGSVSAMVGSAVWQLAASFLKLPISGTHCIVGATIGFSLVANGQQGVRWFELLRIVASWFLSPLLSGIMSGVVFYFVRMFILHKKDPVPNGLKALPVFYAMTMGINLFSIMFTGAPMLGFDKIPWWGILLISLACSLLTAIVVWFVVCPRLKKKIERDIKSSSPSESPLMEKRELREAHCPILKQTARETSTPTTPAVNQNLSAQPQVPPEERRVAFDIGDSDDVDNNKERKVAFDIGDSDDTDYSNANGAPKQAQSNTQVQVHNQQIQHSNGSANAPNQVQFNNQVQFNNRPAQMPSNGYSQYHTVHKDSGLYKDLLHKLHLAKVGDCMGEGGDRPIRRNNSYTSYTMAIIGMHGDFKHKESDFRASEDGDKGTGSGGQDRKRVRMDSYTSYCNAVAEHTTPEGLGEGEVTVEMGKEDAGSSQSSLDDDGLEADKPEVSTLFQFLQILTACFGSFAHGGNDVSNAIGPLVALWLVYTTSSVTSNEPTPIWLLLYGGVGICAGLWVWGRRVIQTMGRDLTPITPSSGFSIELASALTVVVASNIGLPVSTTHCKVGSVVAVGWLRSRKAVDWRLFRNIFMAWFVTVPISGLISAGIMALFIYVIL; encoded by the exons ATGGTTTCAACAACTGCAACTGCAATAATACTGGCCAGCACAGTAGggtatactgtacagtatactgCTCTGACAGAGTACATGTGGCTGCTGATTGTTGGCTTCATCATCGCCTTCATCTTAGCCTTTTCTGTGGGTGCCAATGATGTTGCCAACTCCTTTGGCACAGCGGTGGGCTCTGGAGTGGTCACCTTGCGACAGGCATGCATTTTGGCCACAGTGTTTGAGACCCTGGGATCAGTGTTGCTTGGGGCCAAAGTGAGTGAAACCATCCGTAAGGGTATCATCGACGTGGGCATGTACAATGGCTCTGAGCATGTATTGATGGCTGGATCTGTCAGTGCCATGGTTG GTTCTGCTGTGTGGCAGCTGGCCGCCTCCTTCCTTAAGCTCCCCATCTCTGGAACACACTGCATTGTTGGTGCTACTATCGGCTTCTCGCTGGTTGCCAATGGCCAGCAGGGAGTCAGGTGGTTTGAACTCCTCCGTATCG TTGCTTCCTGGTTCCTGAGTCCTCTTTTGTCTGGAATAATGTCAGGCGTTGTTTTCTACTTTGTGCGCATGTTCATCTTACACAAG AAAGACCCTGTACCAAATGGACTGAAAGCCCTGCCTGTCTTCTATGCCATGACCATGGGAATCAACCTGTTCTCCATCATGTTCACTGGAGCTCCGA TGCTGGGATTTGACAAGATCCCATGGTGGGGCATCCTGCTCATCTCGTTGGCCTGCTCTCTACTGACTGCCATTGTGGTCTGGTTTGTTGTCTGCCCTCGcctcaagaagaagattgaac GAGATATCAAGTCTTCCAGCCCCTCAGAGAGCCCCCTGATGGAGAAGAGGGAGCTCAGAGAGGCCCACTGTCCAATCCTTAAACAGACTGCCAGGGAGACATCTACGCCTACCACCCCAGCTGTCAATCAGAACCTCTCTGCTCAGCCCCAGGTTCCCCCTGAGGAGCGCAGGGTGGCGTTTGACATTGGAGATTCTGACGATGTCGACAATAATAAGGAACGCAAGGTGGCATTTGACATTGGAGATTCTGATGACACTGATTACAGCAATGCAAATGGGG CCCCTAAACAGGCTCAGTCCaacactcaggtccaggtccacaACCAGCAAATTCAGCACAGCAATGGCTCTGCAAATGCTCCCAATCAGGTCCAGTTCAATAATCAGGTTCAGTTCAACAACAGGCCTGCACAGATGCCAAGTAACGGTTACAGCCAGTACCACACAGTCCACAAGGACTCCGGCCTCTACAAGGACCTGCTACACAAACTCCACCTGGCCAAGGTTGGTGACTGCATGGGTGAGGGTGGTGACCGACCTATCCGGCGCAACAACAGCTATACCTCCTACACTATGGCCATCATCGGCATGCACGGAGACTTCAAGCATAAAGAAAGCGACTTCCGTGCCAGCGAGGATGGCGACAAGGGCACAGGGTCAGGTGGTCAGGACAGGAAGCGTGTGCGCATGGACAGTTACACCAGCTACTGCAATGCTGTGGCAGAGCACACAACTCCTGAGGGGCTGGGGGAGGGTGAGGTGACAGTAGAAATGGGGAAGGAGGATGCAGGTAGCAGCCAAAGCTCTCTGGATGACGATGGGCTTGAGGCAGACAAGCCAGAGGTCTCAACTCTTTTCCAGTTCCTGCAAATTCTCACTGCTTGCTTTGGATCCTTTGCCCATGGAGGAAACGACGTTAG TAACGCCATTGGACCATTGGTAGCTCTGTGGCTGGTTTACACAACCAGCAGCGTGACTTCAAATGAACCTACACCCATTTGGCTCCTGCTGTATGGTGGCGTGGGCATTTGTGCTGGACTCTGGGTGTGGGGTCGCAGAGTGATCCAGACCATGGGCAGGGACCTAACCCCCATCACCCCTTCAAG TGGTTTCAGCATTGAACTGGCCTCAGCCCTGACTGTCGTGGTAGCCTCTAACATTGGCTTGCCTGTTTCCACCACCCACTGCAAG GTGGGCTCTGTGGTTGCAGTAGGGTGGCTGCGTTCAAGGAAGGCAGTAGACTGGCGTCTCTTCAGAAACATCTTCATGGCGTGGTTTGTGACTGTGCCCATCTCTGGCCTCATCAGTGCTGGCATTATGGCCCTTTTCATCTATGTCATCCTGTGA